One Salmo trutta chromosome 19, fSalTru1.1, whole genome shotgun sequence genomic window carries:
- the LOC115154710 gene encoding spectrin beta chain, non-erythrocytic 1-like isoform X1, which yields MSTISPTDFDSQEIQQQYNDINNRWDLAAETDWDNENSSARLFERSRIKALADEREAVQKKTFTKWVNSHLGRVTCRIGDLYTDLRDGRMLIRLLEVLSGEQLPKPTKGRMRIHCLENVDKALQFLKEQKVHLENMGSHDIVDGNHRLTLGLIWTIILRFQIQDISVETEDNKEKKSAKEALLLWCQMKTAGYPNVNVHNFTTSWRDGLAFNAIVHKHRPDVIEFDSLKRSNAHYNLQNAFNTAENKLGLTKLLDPEDVNVDQPDEKSIITYVATYYHYFSKMKALAVEGKRVGKVLDYAIEADQLVGNYESLASELLQWIEQTILTLNDRQLANSLSAVQNQLQAFNTYRTVEKPPKFTEKGNLEVLLFTIQSKMRANNQKVYIPREGKLISDINKAWERLEKAEHERELALRNELIRQEKLEMLAARFDRKAAMRETWLSENQRLVSQDNFGVDLGAVDAATRKHEAIETDIGAYGERVAAVEAVARELEAENYHDVRRVLARRDNVLRLWEYLKELLAARRERLNAHRDLQRLLQEMRSIMDWMGEMKGRLQSQDSGKHLHDVEDLLQTHNLVEADISAQAEGVRGVQGAAQRFTSDQQVYKPCEPALVGEKVSLLGRAYEELGQLAEERRVRLEDSRRLWQFLWELGEEAAWIREQEQILSGGDCGRDLASALHLLSKHEAFRDEMAARYGPLGNSIAAGQTLVEEGHIGAPECTERIGDVRAQWAHLEKTSQLREQQLKEAVALHQFQTDANDMEAWILETLRQVSSQEVGHDEFSTQTLARKQREVEEEIQSHRTLIDSLHEQALSLPPVHANSPQVEGRLPAIEQRYHELEALSASRRQALEGALALYRMYSEAGACQLWVGEKEQWLDGMQIPTKLEDLEVVQQRFETLEPEMNNLGTRISDVNQVAQQLLGSDNRSKEQIHQTQDQLNNRWKEFQRLADQRKQALESALNIQNYHLECNEIQSWMREKTKVIESTESLGNDLAGVMALQRKLAGMERDLEAIQGKLDDLKKEAEKLAEEHPDQAEEIHAHLGEIQEVWQELNATMKRREESLGEASKLQGFLRDLDDFQSWLSRTQTAVASEDIPTSLPEAEGLLSQHESIKNEVDNYKEDYEKMRAVGDEVTQGQTDAQYMFLAQRLQSLDTGWHELRRMWENRHSLLAQAFDFQSFLRDVKQAEGFLNSQEYVLSHTEMPSSLQGAEEAIKKHEDFLTTMEASEEKITGVVEAGRRLVNDLNANSDKIQEKADSIQERHQKNREAANELLSKLKDNRELQHFLQDGQELTLWINEKMLTAQDMSYDEARNLHSKWQKHQAFMAELASNKDWLDKIDKEGQALVTEKPELQPVVQQTLEGLQSQWEELENTTRTKAQCLFDANRAELFTQSCSALDVWLKNLSGQLQSDDFGKDLTSVNILLKKHQMLEHQMEVREKEVQSLQSQALALSQEDAGGAVVEVDSQQRRVTDSFSQLQDPLNQRRQQLLASKEAHQFNRDLEDEILWVKERMPLATSTDHGKDLSSVQLLIKKNQTLQKEIQGHQPRIDDIQTHRRGMSPGQEEMDGGRQSALEGRLAELRDSWAQLIAETDERHARLVEANRAQQFYTDAAEAEAWMGEQELHMMSEEKAKDEQSALVMVKKHQTLEQTLEDYAQPIHQLANSSRTMMTSEHPESERINLRQAQVDKLYAGLKDLAEERRGRLQERLRLTQLKREVDDLEQWIAEREVVAGSHELGQDYEHVTMLRDKFREFARDTSTIGQERVDGVNGLADDLIESGHPENASVAEWKDGLNEAWADLLELIDTRTQMLAASYELHRFHQDAREALGRVREKKEALPSDLGRDLNTVQHLHRQHTAYEHDIQALSGQVNQVQDDAARLQKAYAGEKAEEIHRSERSVTEAWEGLLGAGQARRHVLLDTVEKFRFVNMVRDLMLWMDGVNLQIDAHDSPRDVSSAGLVIANHQDIKSEIETRADSFTTCNEMGHSLINNNHYAADEILEKLDQLQGKRDEISNKWQDKMDHLLIVLEVLQFGRDACVAETWLAGQEPLVRGAELGSNVDEVESLIKRHEAFEKLAAGWEERFTLLEKLTTLEEQEIQRREEEERARRTPTPPPTEEVAPSEAETHDARTSLDQTTLNQSVSVNGVHSYQDTSQSLSVSSVSVEKKEKCEPVSKPVSKPKHPLRGSESDSVNGPGRDSGLASSRLDPSATLPSKGDDAGTDVMEGLLYRKQEMETHAKRAASSFSLSSHRSWQNVYCVLRKGSMGFYKDQKSSSSGIPYHGEVPISLGEAVCEVAHDYKKRKHVFKLRLGDGKEFLFQAKDEPEMASWIHSIHSSIPAGGSGDRSPGGPRALSRAMTMPPISPSSAEAAGVTMRNKEGKEKDREKRFSFFGKKK from the exons ATCCAGGACATCAGTGTGGAGACTGAGGATAACAAGGAGAAGAAGTCTGCCAAAGAGGCCCTGCTTCTCTGGTGCCAGATGAAGACCGCTGg GTACCCCAACGTCAACGTTCACAACTTCACCACCAGCTGGAGAGACGGCCTGGCATTCAACGCCATCGTGCACAAACACAG ACCGGACGTGATTGAGTTTGACAGCCTGAAGCGATCCAACGCCCACTACAACCTCCAGAATGCCTTCAACACAGCAGAGAATAAGCTGGGCCTCACCAAACTCCTGGACCCAGAAG ATGTCAACGTTGACCAGCCGGATGAGAAGTCCATCATCACCTACGTGGCCACCTACTACCACTACTTCTCCAAGATGAAGGCCCTGGCTGTGGAGGGCAAGAGGGTTGGCAAG gTGCTGGACTATGCCATTGAGGCTGACCAGCTGGTTGGGAACTATGAGAGCCTGGCATCAGAGCTGCTGCAGTGGATCGAGCAGACCATTCTGACCCTGAACGACCGGCAGCTGGCCAACTCCCTGAGCGCCGTGCAGAACCAGCTGCAAGCCTTCAACACCTACCGCACCGTGGAGAAACCCCCTAA GTTCACAGAGAAAGGCAACCTGGAGGTGCTGCTGTTCACCATCCAGAGCAAGATGAGAGCCAACAACCAGAAGGTGTACATACCCAGAGAGGGCAAGCTCATCTCTGACATAAACAAG GCGTGGGAGCGCCTGGAGAAGGCGGAGCACGAGCGGGAGCTGGCGCTGAGGAACGAGCTGATTCGCCAGGAGAAGCTGGAGATGCTTGCAGCTCGTTTCGACCGCAAGGCCGCCATGAGGGAGACGTGGCTGAGCGAGAACCAGCGGCTCGTCTcacag GACAACTTTGGCGTGGACCTGGGAGCGGTGGACGCCGCGACTCGTAAACACGAGGCCATCGAGACGGACATCGGGGCGTACGGGGAGCGTGTGGCGGCCGTGGAGGCGGTGGCCAGGGAGCTGGAGGCGGAGAACTACCATGACGTGCGCCGCGTGCTGGCGAGGAGGGACAACGTGCTGCGGCTGTGGGAGTACCTGAAGGAGCTGTTAGCCGCTCGCAGGGAGAGACTCAACGCACACCGAGACCTGCAGAGACTGCTGCAGGAGATGAGATCCATCATGGACTGGATGGGAGAGATGAAG GGTCGTCTGCAGTCCCAGGACAGTGGGAAGCACCTGCACGATGTGGAGGACCTGCTGCAGACTCACAACCTGGTGGAGGCAGACATCTCAGCCCAGGCAGAGGGGGTCCGCGGGGTCCAGGGAGCCGCTCAGCGCTTCACCTCCGACCAACAGG TCTACAAACCGTGTGAGCCGGCGCTGGTGGGAGAGAAGGTGTCTCTGCTAGGGCGGGCCTATGAGGAGCTGGGCCAGCTGGCTGAGGAGCGGAGGGTGCGCCTCGAGGATTCACGGCGCCTCTGGCAGTTCCTGTGGGAGCTGGGAGAGGAGGCGGCCTGGATCAGAGAGCAGGAGCAGATCCTGTCAGGAGGAGACTGTGGCCGCGACCTCGCTTCCGCCCTGCACCTCCTCAGCAAGCACGAGGCCTTCAGGGACGAGATGGCAGCCCGCTACGGCCCTCTGGGCAACAGCATCGCCGCCGGACAGACCCTGGTGGAGGAAGGACACATTGGAGCCCCAGAGTGCACTGAGAGGATCGGGGACGTCCGCGCTCAGTGGGCACACCTGGAGAAG ACGTCCCAGCTGAGGGAGCAGCAGCTGAAGGAGGCGGTGGCCCTGCACCAGTTCCAGACGGATGCCAACGACATGGAGGCCTGGATCCTGGAGACGCTGCGCCAGGTGTCCAGCCAGGAGGTGGGCCACGACGAGTTCTCCACCCAGACCTTGGCCCGCAagcagagggaggtggaggaggagatccAGAGCCACCGCACCCTCATCGACTCCCTGCACGAGCAGGCCCTCAGCCTGCCCCCGGTCCATGCTAACTCCCCTCAG GTAGAGGGCCGTCTGCCTGCCATAGAGCAGCGCTACCACGAGCTGGAGGCCCTGTCTGCGTCGCGGCGCCAGGCCCTGGAGGGGGCGCTGGCCCTCTACCGCATGTACAGCGAGGCGGGCGCCTGCCAGCTGTGGGTGGGGGAGAAGGAACAGTGGCTGGACGGCATGCAGATCCCCACCAAACTGGAAGACCTGGAGGTGGTGCAGCAGAG GTTCGAGACCCTGGAGCCTGAGATGAACAACCTGGGGACTCGTATCTCTGATGTCAACCAGGTGGCCCAACAGCTGCTGGGATCAGACAACCGCAGCAAAGAGCAGATCCACCAGACGCAAGACCAGCTCAACAACAG GTGGAAGGAGTTCCAGCGTCTGGCGGACCAGAGGAAACAGGCCCTGGAGTCGGCCCTCAACATCCAGAACTACCACCTGGAGTGTAACGAGATCCAGAGCTGGATGAGAGAGAAGACCAAGGTGATCGAGTCCACCGAGAGCCTGGGCAATGACCTGGCTGGTGTCATGGCCCTGCAGCGCAAACTCGCCGGCATGGAGAGAGACCTGGAGGCCATTCAG GGTAAGTTGGACGACCtgaagaaggaggcagagaagcTGGCTGAGGAGCACCCGGACCAGGCAGAGGAGATCCATGCCCACCTGGGGGAGATCCAGGAAGTGTGGCAGGAGCTCAACGCCACCATGAAGCGGCGTGAGGAGTCTCTGGGCGAGGCCAGCAAGCTGCAGGGCTTCCTCCGGGACCTGGATGACTTCCAGTCCTGGCTGTCCCGCACACAGACCGCCGTGGCGTCCGAGGACATCCCCACCTCGCTGCCAGAGGCTGAGGGCCTGCTCTCCCAGCACGAGAGCATCAAGAACGAGGTGGACAACTACAAGGAGGACTATGAGAAGATGCGGGCGGTGGGTGACGAGGTGACCCAGGGCCAAACGGACGCCCAGTACATGTTCCTGGCCCAGAGGCTGCAGTCGCTGGACACCGGCTGGCACGAGCTGCGCCGGATGTGGGAGAACCGCCACAGCCTTCTGGCCCAAGCCTTCGACTTCCAGAGCTTCCTGAGGGACGTCAAGCAGGCTGAGGGTTTCCTCAACAGCCAG GAGTATGTGCTGTCCCACACTGAGATGCCCTCCAGCCTGCAGGGGGCAGAGGAGGCCATCAAGAAGCACGAGGACTTCCTGACCACCATGGAGGCCAGCGAGGAGAAGATCACGGGCGTGGTAGAGGCCGGACGCCGCCTGGTCAACGACCTTAACGCCAACTCTGACAAGATCCAGGAGAAAGCCGACTCCATCCAGGAGAGACATCAGAAGAATAGGGAAGCTGCAAATGAACTCCTGTCTAAACTGAAGGACAACCGCGAACTCCAGCACTTCCTGCAGGACGGACAGGAG ctGACTCTGTGGATCAATGAGAAGATGCTGACAGCTCAGGACATGTCGTACGACGAGGCCAGGAACCTCCACAGCAAGTGGCAGAAACACCAGGCCTTCATGGCTGAGCTGGCCTCCAACAAAGACTGGCTGGATAAGATCGATAAG GAGGGCCAGGCCCTGGTGACAGAGAAGCCGGAGCTTCAGCCTGTAGTCCAGCAAACTCTGGAGGGCCTGCAGAGCCAATGGGAAGAGCTAGAGAACACTACACGCACCAAGGCTCAGTGTCTCTTCGATGCCAACAGGGCAGAGCTCTTCACCCAGAGCTGCTCTGCTCTGGACGTGTGGCTGAAGAACCTGTCAGGGCAGCTTCAGAGCGACGACTTCGGCAAGGACCTGACCTCCGTCAACATCCTGCTCAAGAAGCACCAG atgctggaGCACCAGATGGAGGTGCGTGAGAAGGAGGTGCAGTCGCTGCAGTCCCAGGCGCTGGCGCTGTCCCAGGAAGATGCTGGTGGGGCCGTGGTGGAGGTGGACAGCCAGCAGAGGAGAGTCACTGACAGCTTCTCCCAGCTCCAGGACCCCCTCAACCAGAGGAGGCAGCAGCTGCTGGCTTCCAAGGAGGCCCACCAGTtcaacagagacctggaggatgAGATT CTATGGGTGAAGGAGAGGATGCCCCTGGCCACATCCACAGACCATGGGAAGGACCTGTCCAGTGTGCAGCTTCTCATCAAGAAGAACCAG ACTTTGCAGAAGGAGATCCAGGGCCACCAGCCCCGTATCGATGACATCCAGACCCACCGCAGGGGGATGTCCCCAGGGCAGGAGGAGATGGACGGGGGGAGGCAGTCTGCTCTGGAGGGCCGTCTGGCGGAGCTCCGAGACTCCTGGGCCCAGCTCATCGCTGAGACGGACGAGCGCCACGCCCGGCTGGTGGAGGCCAACCGCGCCCAGCAGTTCTACACCGACGCTGCCGAGGCCGAGGCCTGGATGGGAGAGCAGGAGCTACACATGATGTCAGAGGAGAAGGCCaag gaTGAGCAGAGTGCTCTGGTGATGGTGAAGAAGCACCAGACGTTAGAACAGACCCTGGAGGACTACGCCCAGCCCATCCACCAGCTGGCCAACAGCAGCCGCACCATGATGACCAGCGAACACCCAGAGAG CGAGCGTATCAACCTACGGCAAGCCCAGGTGGACAAGCTGTACGCAGGGCTGAAGgacctggctgaggagcgtcgtgGGCGTCTGCAGGAGAGGCTGAGGCTGACCCAGCTGAAGAGAGAGGTGGACGACCTGGAGCAGTGGATCGCTGAGAGGGAGGTGGTGGCCGGATCCCATGAGCTGGGACAGGACTACGAACATGTCACC ATGCTGCGGGACAAGTTCCGTGAGTTTGCTCGGGACACCAGCACCATCGGCCAGGAGCGCGTGGACGGCGTTAACGGGCTGGCCGATGACCTCATCGAGTCGGGTCACCCTGAGAACGCCAGCGTGGCGGAGTGGAAGGACGGTCTGAACGAGGCGTGGGCCGACCTGCTGGAGCTGATCGACACGCGCACCCAGATGCTGGCCGCCTCCTACGAGCTGCACCGCTTCCACCAGGACGCCCGCGAGGCGCTGGGGAGGGTCCGGGAGAAGAAGGAGGCGCTGCCCTCTGACCTGGGCCGTGACCTCAACACCGTCCAGCACCTCCACCGACAGCACACCGCCTACGAGCACGATATCCAGGCCCTCAGCGGACAG GTGAACCAGGTGCAGGACGACGCGGCGCGGCTGCAGAAGGCCTACGCCGGGGAAAAGGCCGAGGAGATCCACCGGAGCGAGCGCTCGGTCACTGAAGCCTGGGAGGGTCTGCTGGGGGCCGGCCAGGCTCGCCGACACGTCCTGCTGGACACCGTGGAGAAGTTCCGCTTCGTCAACATGGTGCGTGACCTCATGCTGTGGATGGACGGGGTCAACCTGCAGATCGACGCCCACGACAGCCCCAG ggaCGTGTCCTCTGCAGGGTTGGTCATAGCCAACCATCAGGACATCAAGTCTGAGATCGAGACCCGGGCAGATAGCTTCACCACCTGCAATGAGATGGGACACTCTCTCATCAACAACAACCACTATGCAGCTGATGAG ATCCTGGAGAAACTGGACCAGCTCCAGGGCAAGAGGGACGAGATCAGCAACAAGTGGCAGGACAAGATGGACCACCTCCTGATAG TTCTGGAGGTGCTGCAGTTTGGCCGGGATGCGTGCGTGGCAGAGACATGGCTGGCAGGCCAGGAGCCCCTGGTGCGGGGGGCCGAGCTGGGCTCTAACGTGGACGAGGTGGAGAGCCTGATCAAACGCCACGAGGCCTTCGAGAAGCTGGCCGCCGGCTGGGAGGAACGCTTCACCCTGCTGGAGAAACTCACCACG CTGGAGGAGCAGGAGAtccagaggagggaggaggaggagagggcgagGCGAACCCCCACACCACCCCCGACAGAAGAGGTCGCCCCGTCTGAGGCCGAAACGCATGATGCCAG GACCAGCCTAGACCAGACCACACTGAACCAGTCAGTATCAGTGAATGGAGTCCACAGCTACCAGGACACCTCCCAG TCGTTATCAGTATCGTCAGTGTCAGTGGAAAAGAAAGAGAAGTGTGAACCTGTCTCTAAACCTGTGTCTAAGCCAAAGCATCCGCTGCGC GGTTCTGAGTCCGACTCTGTGAATGGTCCCGGGAGAGACAGCGGGCTGGCGTCTTCACGCCTGGACCCGTCTGCCACGCTACCCAGCAAGGGAGATGACGCTGGCACAGACGTCATGGAAGGCCTGCTCTACCGCAAGCAGGAGATGGAGACCCACGCCAAGAGGGCAGCTAGCAG cttctctctctcttcccatagGTCCTGGCAGAATGTGTACTGCGTTCTGCGTAAGGGCAGCATGGGCTTCTACAAGGACCAGAAGAGCTCCTCCAGCGGGATCCCCTACCACGGAGAAGTCCCCATCAGCCTGGGAGAGGCTGTGTGTGAGGTGGCACACGACTACAAGAAGAGGAAACACGTCTTCAAGCTacg GCTAGGTGATGGTAAGGAGTTCCTGTTCCAAGCTAAAGATGAG CCGGAGATGGCCTCGTGGATCCACTCCATTCATAGCTCCATCCCAGCAGGGGGGTCAGGAGACCGCTCCCCCGGAGGCCCCAGGGCCCTGAGCCGAGCCATGACTATGCCCCCCATCTCCCCCAGCTCAGCAGAGGCTGCAGGGGTCACCATGCGCAACAAGGAGGGCAAGGAGAAGGACCGCGAAAAGAGGTTCAGCTTCTTTGGCAAGAAGAAATAA